The Pseudobacteriovorax antillogorgiicola genome segment AAATAAAACTGAAACCATATTTCGAACCCGAATACTCAGGTCGACTAATACATTAGGAGCGAAAAAAATCTAGAAGTTAAGTTTTAGGGTAGCTTTTCTAATAAAATTTCGGATTTGGGTTGTCTAATAAAATTTCGGATTTGGGTTAATCGCTTGGGCGATCTCGTTCAGATCAAAGAGTCTTTGCCCACCTGGTGTTGTGCCAGCAACCTTAATCTTATCAGCGTTTGCCCATCTTCTAAGAGTATCAGGATGAACTCCGAGTTGTTTTGCTGCTTGTGTCAGTCGTACTTTCATATCGAAAAATATATGCAATTAGCATAGTCATGTCAAGACTAATCTAGAATATTTCTAGCTGCTTCTAGCCCCCTGGGATTCTTTATTCAATACACCGTAAAACGCCTTCCTTCAGGTGGGCGATATGGGGTTCACCGTATCCTTTCCCCCTGGGCAGGCTATTCTGGGAACGTTTTCGATAGTGGTACGATATTTTGATTCCTACATTTTCACTAGCAACCTAATATTACCCACTCAAATCACCTATCAAACGCAAAATAGCTAGCCCTCCAACCAAAGTTCGTCTCGCAAAATAAATTCTTACGAAGAAAAATGATTCCCCCAGAATCAATTAACTTCTATTAAACTTGGAACAACCGAAAACTAAGAGTCAGCTTGAAGCCCGGTCTACCCAGACCACTTGTCTCATCGACAGGTTGCCTCGAAGCAGGAAGGAGTGGTCAGCCATTGATTTATAACCTAGCCTACTATAGCACCCCGAGGGACGGCCTAAACGATGAAGATATTGCTGCCATTCTAAAGGTGGCTCGCAAATACAATAAAAAGAACGATATCAGTGGCATTCTCATCTATGAAAACAATCTATTCCTCCAAATTCTCGAAGGGGAGAAAGACAGAGTGAAAGACCTTTTCGATCGTATCCGAAAAGATCCTCGGCATCATAATATTCAACCCTACGTTCAATCTCTCGCCAGCGACCGAATCTTTCGCGACTGGTCTATGGCATACAAAAACCTAAATACGCTTGGTCTTCACTGGGTGGACGATTTACTTAAACTGGGTGATAAGAAACATCAGTATTTTGAGAGCCTTAAAAAAATCAGGGAGCAGTTATGAAAGGTCACTTTACCCTGCTTATCCTATCAGGTCTTATTGGGCTTCCTGATCGCCTCAGATCCGAGGACAAGCCAGCTCTTGAAATCTGGCTTGATGCAGATTTCACCAACTATCGTGAATCTTCTGTAGCGATCGAAATGGGTGCGCAACTTGCCATTGAAAACCACGGTTCCGCAATTCAGGGACGCCAGATCATTATTAAGCGAGTCGATCACCGTGGCAACAGCAAACGGAGTAAACGGAATATTCAGAGCTTTAAGACCAGTGAACAGGGTCTAGCAATGATGAGTGGTATTCACTCTCCTCCCCTTCTAGCTCACAGAAAATTGATCAATGAGGAAAAAGTTCCATTTTTAGTCCCTTGGGCAGCTGCTGGACCAATCACCCGAGCGGAAGGCCCATCAAACTATATCTTCAGACTGTCTATAGACGACTCTAAAGCCGGAATATTCTTAAGCAACTATGCGGCAAGGACTTTGAAATCGACCAGCCCTTGCCTGCTCCTGGAAGACACTGGCTGGGGCACGTCCAACCTAAAAACTATGGGGCTAGGCTTTCAAGAAAATAAGGTTCAGATCGCTAAGGTCGTTCGCTTTCAATGGGGAATTAAAAGCAACCAAGCAAAACATATTGCTGCGAAACTTTACGATGCAAACTGCGACTTAATTCTCTTGGTAGCGAACTCAAAGGAGGGCGCGATCCTCATCAACGCCCTAGCCCATCACCCAGAGCCCACTAAAATTCCCGTACTATCCCATTGGGGAATCACAGGTGGTGACTTTCATGAAGTTGTGCCTCATAGCATTCGCAGTCTCCTAAATCTGAAATTTATCCAGACTTCCTTTAATTTTAACCAGATAAAAAGCACTAGAAAAAAGCAAGTTTTCGACAGGCTTATTCAGACAAATCCAGATATTCGGTCCAGCAGTGACATTAAGGCTGGAACTGGTGTCAGTCATGCCTATGACTTGACATCGATTGTGCTACTTGCACTCCAGTCCATGGATCTATCGCAACCTATCACCAAGCTAAGGGAGCAATTAAAGCACTCCTTGGAAACAAAGCCGTTGAGGTTCGATGGTTTGGTTAAATCCTACAAAAACCCATTTAAACCATATCGAAAAGACAATCCTGATGCCCATGAAGCACTGACCCTAGAAGACTTTGCCATCGGTTACTACAGCAAAGACAACGTGATCTTAAACGTGGAATGACTTGCCGTGAAGAAGCTGACCTATAAATTTATTATCTATATCTTCGGCTCTATCTTTGCCTTAGGTTCTTGCTTTCTTGGCTTGTTCCTATTCAACCTATCCACGTCTCTAGACCTGGTGTTTCAGCAGCAGGGACGCTCAGAAATTCAAACCTTTCGCGAATCATTGAAGACATTTCTAAGGTCAGTTGAACGATCTCACC includes the following:
- a CDS encoding MerR family DNA-binding transcriptional regulator translates to MKVRLTQAAKQLGVHPDTLRRWANADKIKVAGTTPGGQRLFDLNEIAQAINPNPKFY
- a CDS encoding BLUF domain-containing protein, with amino-acid sequence MKPGLPRPLVSSTGCLEAGRSGQPLIYNLAYYSTPRDGLNDEDIAAILKVARKYNKKNDISGILIYENNLFLQILEGEKDRVKDLFDRIRKDPRHHNIQPYVQSLASDRIFRDWSMAYKNLNTLGLHWVDDLLKLGDKKHQYFESLKKIREQL
- a CDS encoding ABC transporter substrate-binding protein — encoded protein: MKGHFTLLILSGLIGLPDRLRSEDKPALEIWLDADFTNYRESSVAIEMGAQLAIENHGSAIQGRQIIIKRVDHRGNSKRSKRNIQSFKTSEQGLAMMSGIHSPPLLAHRKLINEEKVPFLVPWAAAGPITRAEGPSNYIFRLSIDDSKAGIFLSNYAARTLKSTSPCLLLEDTGWGTSNLKTMGLGFQENKVQIAKVVRFQWGIKSNQAKHIAAKLYDANCDLILLVANSKEGAILINALAHHPEPTKIPVLSHWGITGGDFHEVVPHSIRSLLNLKFIQTSFNFNQIKSTRKKQVFDRLIQTNPDIRSSSDIKAGTGVSHAYDLTSIVLLALQSMDLSQPITKLREQLKHSLETKPLRFDGLVKSYKNPFKPYRKDNPDAHEALTLEDFAIGYYSKDNVILNVE